The following proteins are encoded in a genomic region of Flammeovirga pectinis:
- the atpG gene encoding ATP synthase F1 subunit gamma: MASLKEVKERITSVNSTQQITKAMKMVSAAKMRRAQDRVIGMRPYANKLEAILDNVTAALGNDFSSPFVEAHDEVKSVLVIAVTSDRGLAGAFNSNITKETTRLVKEEYSSLDKAGRVEVLAIGSKGQDYFKRRDFELNSDFVNFFHDVTFEEARKSAEYAMDGYISGKFDKVIMVYNEFKNVATQIVRSKQFLPFSLDVVTDSDDSNQEADYIFEPDKEEILSELIPKTLKINFYTHLLDSNAAEHGARMTAMDKATENAGELLNALKLDYNRSRQAAITNEILEIVGGAEALAGK; this comes from the coding sequence ATGGCTAGTCTTAAAGAAGTAAAAGAGAGGATCACCTCTGTTAACTCAACGCAGCAGATTACGAAAGCAATGAAAATGGTTTCGGCTGCAAAAATGCGTAGAGCTCAAGACCGTGTAATAGGTATGCGACCTTATGCTAACAAGCTTGAGGCTATACTAGATAACGTTACAGCGGCTCTTGGTAACGACTTTTCTAGCCCATTCGTTGAGGCACATGATGAAGTGAAAAGCGTTCTTGTTATTGCGGTTACTTCCGATCGTGGTTTAGCTGGAGCTTTCAATTCAAATATTACAAAAGAAACTACTCGTTTAGTAAAAGAAGAATATTCTTCTTTAGACAAAGCAGGTAGAGTCGAAGTTTTAGCAATAGGATCTAAAGGTCAAGATTACTTTAAAAGAAGAGATTTTGAACTGAATAGTGATTTTGTTAATTTCTTCCATGATGTAACTTTTGAAGAAGCTAGAAAATCAGCTGAATATGCTATGGATGGCTATATTTCAGGAAAGTTTGATAAGGTAATTATGGTATATAACGAATTTAAAAATGTGGCAACACAAATTGTTCGTTCAAAACAATTTTTACCTTTCTCTTTAGATGTAGTTACGGATTCTGATGATAGCAACCAAGAGGCTGACTACATCTTTGAACCAGATAAAGAAGAAATTCTATCTGAGTTGATCCCGAAAACTTTAAAGATCAACTTCTATACGCACTTGTTAGATTCGAATGCGGCTGAGCATGGTGCTCGTATGACAGCAATGGATAAAGCGACTGAAAACGCAGGTGAGTTATTAAATGCATTGAAACTTGATTATAACAGATCTCGTCAGGCTGCAATTACTAATGAAATCCTTGAAATTGTTGGTGGTGCGGAAGCATTAGCAGGAAAATAA
- a CDS encoding Na+/H+ antiporter NhaC family protein gives MEQNIKKGNPFALIPLLTFLVSYLAVSIITGDFYKMPATVAFLLASIVAISMNTKVSVIEKINIYAKGMGHPDIMMMTLIFLLAGAFGKVSNTMGAIDSTVNLGLTFLPSNILIAGLFVISCFISISVGTSVGTIVAIAPIAVNIAEKTGMPVGIGLGAVIGGSMFGDNLSMISDTTIAAARTQGAEMKDKFRANIRIALPAALITIAIYLITTSGISLDLSGTYEYSFIKVVPYIVVLIAALVGLNVFIVLIVGTLLSGVIGIYLGSFDIWGFIAATSDGFLSMADTIILCLMIGGVVALTHFNGGIDYVIYAITKRIKNERGGELGIALLIIFIDMCTANNTIAIIIGGPIAKEISTKYKIEPKRAASILDTFSCFTQGLIPYGAQILVAVGVAEVITPLGIMQYLYYPFILGICAVAYIFLMKREKVVSQ, from the coding sequence TTGGAACAGAATATAAAAAAAGGTAATCCTTTTGCTTTGATACCTCTATTAACTTTTCTAGTAAGTTATTTAGCTGTCTCAATCATTACTGGAGATTTTTATAAAATGCCTGCGACAGTTGCTTTTCTTTTAGCATCAATTGTTGCAATTTCTATGAATACAAAAGTATCTGTTATAGAAAAAATCAATATTTATGCTAAAGGTATGGGGCATCCTGATATTATGATGATGACCTTAATATTTCTACTCGCTGGAGCTTTTGGTAAAGTGAGTAATACAATGGGTGCTATAGATTCTACCGTAAATCTTGGTTTAACCTTTTTACCTAGTAATATTCTTATTGCAGGTTTATTTGTTATCTCTTGTTTTATTTCTATTTCGGTTGGTACATCAGTAGGAACTATTGTGGCCATTGCTCCAATTGCAGTTAATATTGCAGAAAAAACAGGTATGCCAGTAGGAATAGGTCTAGGAGCTGTTATAGGTGGCTCTATGTTTGGTGATAACTTATCTATGATTTCTGACACTACAATTGCAGCAGCACGTACTCAAGGAGCTGAAATGAAAGATAAGTTTAGAGCTAATATTAGAATTGCCCTCCCTGCAGCATTAATAACAATAGCTATCTATTTAATAACAACTAGTGGAATCTCACTTGATTTATCTGGTACTTATGAATATTCTTTTATTAAAGTAGTGCCTTATATTGTTGTTTTAATTGCTGCTCTTGTGGGATTAAATGTTTTTATTGTTTTAATAGTAGGTACACTTCTTTCTGGTGTAATTGGAATATACTTAGGAAGCTTTGATATATGGGGATTTATTGCAGCTACATCAGACGGTTTTTTGAGTATGGCTGACACTATAATATTATGCCTTATGATTGGTGGCGTTGTTGCTCTTACTCATTTTAATGGAGGTATTGATTATGTAATATATGCAATCACGAAACGTATAAAGAACGAAAGAGGTGGGGAATTAGGAATTGCTCTACTAATTATTTTTATAGATATGTGTACTGCAAATAATACTATCGCAATTATTATTGGTGGGCCAATAGCAAAAGAAATAAGTACTAAATATAAAATAGAACCTAAAAGAGCTGCTAGTATACTTGATACGTTCTCTTGTTTTACACAAGGTCTAATTCCATATGGTGCTCAAATTTTAGTAGCTGTTGGAGTTGCTGAGGTAATTACACCTTTAGGAATAATGCAATATTTATATTATCCTTTTATTTTAGGAATTTGTGCAGTTGCTTATATTTTCTTAATGAAAAGAGAAAAGGTTGTAAGTCAATAA
- a CDS encoding aspartate-semialdehyde dehydrogenase: MKLAIVGATGLVGEQILKVLDERNFHFDELLLVASPRSAGKKFSYKGKEYTVVTAEQAIEEKPDIAIFSAGGGTSLEYAPKFAEAGSTVIDNSSAWRMDPSKKLIVPEVNAKSLTKEDKIIANPNCSTIQMIVAIGPLHEKYTIKRIVVSTYQSVTGSGKAAVDQLFDERAGKEANMVYPHQIDLNVLPHIDVFQDNGYTKEEMKMINETKKILEDDTVKVTATTVRIPTVGGHSESVNIEFEKEFDEDELRQILADSEGIIVQDDPLNNVYPMPLTSHNRDETFVGRIRRDETQDKTVNMWIVADNLRKGAATNTVQIAEYLVSSGLV, from the coding sequence ATGAAATTAGCAATAGTAGGCGCCACAGGTCTTGTAGGCGAACAAATTCTAAAAGTATTAGATGAAAGAAATTTTCACTTTGATGAATTATTATTAGTTGCATCTCCAAGATCAGCAGGTAAAAAATTCTCTTACAAAGGGAAAGAATACACAGTAGTTACAGCAGAACAAGCAATTGAAGAAAAACCAGATATTGCTATTTTCTCTGCAGGTGGTGGTACTTCATTAGAATACGCTCCTAAATTTGCAGAAGCTGGTAGTACAGTAATTGACAATTCATCTGCTTGGAGAATGGATCCTTCTAAAAAATTGATCGTTCCTGAAGTAAATGCGAAATCACTTACAAAAGAAGATAAAATTATTGCAAACCCTAACTGCTCTACAATTCAAATGATTGTAGCAATTGGTCCTTTGCATGAAAAATATACAATTAAAAGAATCGTTGTTTCTACTTACCAATCAGTTACTGGTTCTGGTAAAGCTGCAGTTGATCAATTATTTGATGAAAGAGCAGGTAAAGAAGCAAATATGGTTTACCCTCATCAAATTGATTTAAACGTTCTTCCTCATATCGATGTATTCCAAGATAATGGATATACAAAAGAAGAAATGAAGATGATTAACGAAACTAAGAAAATTTTAGAGGACGATACTGTTAAAGTAACTGCTACAACTGTACGTATTCCTACGGTAGGTGGTCACTCGGAATCAGTAAATATTGAATTTGAAAAAGAATTTGATGAAGATGAATTACGTCAGATCTTAGCAGATTCTGAAGGAATTATTGTACAAGATGATCCTTTAAACAATGTTTATCCTATGCCTCTTACTTCTCACAATAGAGATGAGACTTTTGTAGGTCGTATTCGTCGTGATGAAACTCAAGATAAAACAGTAAACATGTGGATTGTTGCAGATAACTTACGTAAAGGTGCTGCTACAAATACAGTTCAAATTGCTGAATATTTAGTATCAAGCGGTTTAGTATAG
- a CDS encoding sigma-70 family RNA polymerase sigma factor, with amino-acid sequence MDLDRQFSQKALEDFDLIDEAIEGNEQAYAKLMGRYRKSVYHTILKMVRNVDDAEDLTIEAFAKAFKNLSKFKKDYTFSTWLFRIASNNAIDFIRKKKLETYSIDAEITNKDGDTMSMNIQDSGLTPHEEAIKAQKIEIVHEFVRLLPPKYQRLVKLRYFEEKSYDEIATELEAPLGTIKAQLHRARELLYDLAKNSKNVL; translated from the coding sequence ATGGATTTAGACAGACAGTTTTCCCAAAAAGCGCTTGAAGATTTTGACTTAATAGACGAAGCGATTGAAGGTAACGAACAAGCTTACGCAAAGCTTATGGGACGTTATCGTAAATCTGTATATCATACAATTTTAAAAATGGTTAGAAATGTAGATGATGCAGAAGACTTAACAATCGAGGCCTTCGCTAAAGCCTTCAAAAATCTATCAAAATTTAAAAAAGATTACACATTTAGTACGTGGTTATTTAGAATTGCGTCTAATAATGCAATCGATTTTATTAGAAAGAAAAAATTAGAGACTTACTCTATTGATGCCGAAATCACTAATAAAGATGGCGACACAATGAGTATGAATATTCAAGATTCTGGCTTAACACCTCATGAAGAGGCTATTAAAGCACAGAAAATTGAGATTGTACATGAATTTGTTCGTTTACTTCCTCCTAAATACCAACGACTAGTTAAACTCAGGTATTTTGAAGAAAAATCGTACGATGAAATTGCAACTGAACTTGAAGCTCCTTTAGGTACAATAAAAGCTCAATTACACAGAGCTAGAGAATTGCTCTATGATTTAGCAAAAAATAGTAAAAACGTACTTTAA
- a CDS encoding glycosyltransferase, which translates to MYFSTTDFLTLLYFLFCIPQLLFWGIIVPLNLWKKQTKVESFKKPVSVIIAARNEENSLPKLLEVLVNQDYHNFEIIVVNDRSSDNTERIIDSYTLKYSFIKKVNIDKPIENHSPKKYALTKGILFSKNEYLLFTDADCFPSSTSWIREMSNQFISSDLILGVGLYTCNDKSKVEVFTQFETLHTALLYTSLSNLGINYMGVGRNIAYTKQLWKSVNGFEQHKTILSGDDDLFVNQIAKKEHTISYFSKKAITYSKPPITWKEWFRQKTRHLSAGYHYKISNKLILGTLSTSHIAVYFIYLLLLPHEVTNLLHLSILFLVRIMFLIICFKKFSAVLGEKFKWWKVPILDIMLIAYQIIIGVSSVISKRKTWI; encoded by the coding sequence ATGTATTTTTCGACTACAGATTTTTTGACACTACTCTACTTTCTTTTCTGCATTCCTCAATTACTTTTTTGGGGAATAATTGTCCCTCTAAACTTGTGGAAAAAGCAAACAAAAGTTGAATCTTTTAAAAAACCTGTCAGTGTAATAATTGCAGCAAGAAATGAAGAAAATTCACTTCCTAAACTCTTAGAAGTTTTAGTAAATCAAGATTATCATAATTTTGAAATTATTGTTGTCAATGATAGATCTTCTGATAATACCGAAAGAATTATTGATAGTTATACTTTAAAATATTCATTTATAAAAAAAGTAAACATTGATAAGCCTATAGAAAATCATAGCCCTAAGAAGTATGCTTTAACCAAAGGAATTCTTTTTTCAAAAAACGAATATCTATTATTTACAGATGCAGATTGTTTTCCTTCCTCTACTTCTTGGATTAGAGAGATGTCAAATCAGTTTATATCATCTGATTTAATATTAGGAGTAGGCTTATATACCTGTAATGATAAAAGTAAAGTAGAAGTTTTTACACAGTTTGAAACACTTCACACGGCTTTACTTTACACATCCTTATCAAATTTAGGTATTAACTATATGGGGGTAGGTAGAAACATTGCTTATACAAAACAACTCTGGAAATCTGTAAATGGGTTCGAACAACATAAAACCATTTTAAGCGGAGATGACGACCTCTTTGTAAATCAAATTGCAAAAAAAGAGCATACAATAAGTTATTTCTCAAAAAAAGCGATAACTTACTCTAAGCCTCCAATTACTTGGAAAGAGTGGTTTAGGCAAAAAACGAGACATTTAAGTGCCGGATATCATTATAAAATTTCAAATAAATTGATATTAGGTACACTTAGCACTTCTCACATAGCAGTATATTTTATATATTTACTATTGTTACCACATGAGGTAACAAATTTATTACACCTCTCAATACTATTCTTGGTACGTATAATGTTTTTAATTATATGTTTCAAAAAGTTTTCTGCTGTTTTAGGAGAAAAGTTTAAGTGGTGGAAAGTACCGATTTTGGACATTATGCTAATTGCATATCAAATTATAATTGGAGTATCCTCTGTGATCTCAAAGCGAAAAACATGGATTTAG
- a CDS encoding asparagine synthetase B encodes MKKDNRNIFKPFLFTLLLVVYSFTSYANYILVPMDKTQTNHLKAYGITYWVLQKEVEAEWLLNYRGGSFLFKYAQSFENEMVVRGVSYEVISDAQVVQIKREIEHPEANMDIMRLDVPPKIAVYSPPAKMPWDDAVTLVLTYAEIPYDVVFDDEVIAELLPKYDWLHLHHEDFTGQYGKFFRAYGRQKWYIDNQKKFEASAKKHGFNKVSELKLAVAKKIKEFTAGGGFLFAMCSATDTYDIALSADGVDICDFMYDGDPADPSAQSKLDYSQTFAFKDFKLYMDPYKYEYSNIDNQYYERGLTEGNDYFKLFSFSAKWDPIPTMLSQNHEQNIKGFMGQTTAFKKQLVKSDVIVLGETSEANEVRYIHGSYGKGTWTFYGGHDPEDYQHLVGEEPTDLNLHPNSPGYRLILNNILFPAAKKKKQKT; translated from the coding sequence ATGAAGAAAGACAATAGAAATATATTCAAACCATTTTTATTCACCTTATTGTTAGTAGTATATAGTTTTACCAGCTATGCAAATTATATACTTGTACCAATGGATAAAACACAAACAAATCACCTAAAAGCATATGGTATTACCTATTGGGTTTTACAAAAAGAGGTAGAAGCAGAATGGTTATTAAATTATAGAGGTGGGAGTTTTCTCTTTAAATATGCCCAAAGTTTCGAAAACGAAATGGTAGTAAGAGGAGTAAGCTATGAAGTTATTTCTGATGCTCAAGTTGTTCAGATAAAAAGAGAAATTGAACACCCAGAAGCAAACATGGATATTATGCGTTTGGATGTACCTCCAAAAATAGCCGTTTATTCTCCACCTGCTAAAATGCCTTGGGATGATGCTGTAACTTTAGTTTTAACCTATGCTGAAATTCCATATGATGTTGTTTTTGATGATGAAGTAATTGCAGAACTTTTACCAAAATATGATTGGTTACACTTGCATCATGAAGATTTCACTGGTCAATATGGTAAGTTCTTTAGGGCATACGGTAGACAAAAGTGGTACATTGATAATCAGAAAAAATTTGAGGCCTCTGCTAAAAAACATGGTTTTAATAAAGTATCTGAATTGAAATTAGCTGTTGCTAAAAAAATCAAAGAGTTTACTGCTGGTGGAGGTTTTCTATTTGCAATGTGTTCTGCAACTGACACCTATGATATTGCATTGTCTGCAGATGGGGTAGATATTTGTGATTTTATGTATGATGGAGACCCTGCTGACCCTAGTGCTCAATCAAAACTTGATTACAGCCAGACATTTGCTTTCAAGGATTTTAAACTTTACATGGATCCTTATAAATATGAGTACTCTAATATCGATAATCAATATTACGAAAGAGGCTTAACGGAAGGAAATGATTATTTTAAACTTTTCTCATTTTCTGCAAAATGGGATCCTATCCCTACAATGTTATCTCAGAACCATGAACAAAATATCAAAGGTTTCATGGGGCAAACAACTGCATTTAAAAAGCAGTTAGTAAAATCTGATGTAATTGTACTTGGAGAAACAAGTGAAGCAAATGAAGTAAGGTATATTCATGGCTCTTATGGCAAAGGAACATGGACATTCTATGGAGGACATGATCCAGAAGATTATCAGCATTTAGTAGGTGAAGAGCCTACTGATTTAAACCTTCATCCAAACTCTCCTGGTTATAGATTAATTTTAAATAATATTCTATTTCCTGCAGCTAAAAAGAAAAAGCAAAAGACCTGA
- a CDS encoding acetyl-CoA carboxylase carboxyltransferase subunit alpha: protein MDQNTLLDFEKPIAELEAKLEDMRDLASKNNVDVSTAIKELEEKITQLKVSTFENLTRWQRVQLSRHADRPYTLDYIYQITDDFIELHGDRAFGDDKAMVGGFGNIGGKSFMLIGQQKGRNTKQRQMRNFGMANPEGYRKALRLMHLAEKFRKPVITFIDTPGAFPGIEAEERGQAEAIAKNLKEMFKLTVPVICIVIGEGASGGALGIAIGDSVMMLENTWYSVISPESCSSILWRSWDYKEQAAEALKLTAKDMKSFGLIDKIIPEPLGGAHTNPQEMFKIMKETILSEVAELEALDTLTLKNRRIDKFSNMGVFNE, encoded by the coding sequence ATGGACCAAAATACACTGCTAGATTTCGAGAAACCAATCGCTGAACTCGAAGCGAAACTTGAAGACATGAGAGATCTTGCATCTAAAAACAATGTTGATGTAAGTACAGCTATAAAAGAACTTGAGGAGAAAATTACTCAGTTGAAAGTAAGTACTTTTGAAAACCTAACACGTTGGCAAAGAGTACAACTGTCTCGTCATGCAGATAGACCATATACTTTAGATTATATCTATCAGATTACAGATGACTTTATCGAACTTCACGGTGATAGAGCATTTGGAGATGATAAAGCAATGGTTGGTGGTTTCGGTAATATTGGAGGCAAATCATTTATGCTGATTGGCCAACAGAAAGGTAGAAATACAAAGCAACGTCAAATGCGTAACTTTGGTATGGCTAACCCTGAAGGTTACAGAAAAGCACTACGCTTAATGCACTTAGCTGAAAAATTCAGAAAGCCTGTCATTACTTTTATTGATACACCGGGTGCATTCCCAGGTATTGAAGCAGAAGAAAGAGGACAAGCAGAAGCTATTGCAAAGAACTTGAAAGAAATGTTCAAGTTAACTGTTCCTGTTATTTGTATCGTTATTGGTGAAGGAGCATCAGGTGGAGCACTTGGAATTGCTATCGGTGATTCTGTTATGATGCTTGAAAACACTTGGTATTCTGTAATTTCACCAGAATCTTGTTCTTCAATCTTATGGAGAAGCTGGGATTACAAAGAACAAGCAGCAGAAGCACTTAAGTTAACAGCAAAAGATATGAAATCTTTTGGGTTAATTGACAAAATTATTCCTGAACCACTTGGAGGTGCACATACAAACCCTCAAGAAATGTTCAAGATAATGAAAGAAACTATTCTTTCTGAAGTAGCTGAATTAGAAGCTTTAGATACCCTTACTTTAAAAAATAGAAGAATTGATAAATTCTCTAATATGGGTGTTTTTAATGAGTAA
- a CDS encoding Na/Pi cotransporter family protein, giving the protein MEFGIFQLLELIGSLGLFIYGMKVMSEGIQNVAGDKMRGILSAMTSNKFAGVFTGFLITTIIQSSSATTVMVVSFVNAGLLNLTQSIGVIMGANVGTTVTAWIISILGFKVKMAKLAMPIIAVAFPMMFSNSKKTKDWGNTLIGFAILFIGLEALKNSVPTLSHDQLSFLESFKHLGIFAPAAFVVVGTLITIIVQSSSAAMALTLVLCNQGVIPFDIAAAMVLGENIGTTITANLAAMVGNTNAKRSARAHLIFNVTGVVWMLLIYPFFLDAVKYYVANYTDLGATIGPDGAITLEATAVPIALSIFHTSFNIINTSVMIFFIGTIRDIVIKMVPEKEDQDDYSLEFISDGRPIANEAGVEQAKNEVKRFSKIIAKQINTSRNLFNTSVENKKERKQYIAKLRKVEENTDRMEQEVSIFLSKIARDQLLSSSQIDEVNNLMRAAHEVERIGDIYKGITFTIEKRYDEKIWLTKEQQNDLDEFLDVVENAFNIMMKNIESDNIDLEAANIAEKAVNQKRKELRRKHLERSDSDDASTGTMLAYNDLLSSLERIGDHILNISEAFAGVVD; this is encoded by the coding sequence ATGGAATTTGGAATATTTCAGTTACTAGAACTTATAGGTTCACTTGGTCTTTTCATCTACGGGATGAAAGTAATGAGTGAGGGTATTCAGAATGTTGCGGGTGATAAGATGAGAGGAATCCTCTCTGCCATGACATCGAATAAGTTCGCAGGAGTTTTTACAGGCTTCTTGATAACTACAATCATACAATCTTCTTCGGCTACTACTGTAATGGTAGTAAGTTTTGTAAATGCAGGATTGTTAAACTTAACACAATCTATTGGTGTTATTATGGGTGCCAATGTTGGTACTACTGTAACAGCTTGGATTATCTCTATTTTAGGGTTTAAGGTAAAAATGGCAAAATTAGCCATGCCGATTATTGCAGTAGCCTTCCCTATGATGTTTTCAAATTCCAAGAAAACAAAAGATTGGGGAAATACTTTAATTGGATTTGCAATCTTATTTATTGGTCTAGAAGCATTAAAAAATTCTGTCCCAACATTAAGTCATGATCAATTATCTTTCTTAGAATCTTTCAAGCACTTGGGAATTTTTGCTCCTGCAGCTTTTGTAGTTGTAGGTACATTAATTACAATCATAGTACAATCGTCTAGTGCTGCAATGGCACTTACATTAGTACTTTGTAACCAAGGAGTTATTCCTTTTGATATTGCAGCAGCAATGGTACTGGGAGAAAACATTGGTACTACTATTACGGCTAACCTTGCTGCAATGGTTGGTAATACTAACGCCAAACGTTCTGCAAGGGCTCACTTAATATTTAATGTAACTGGTGTGGTTTGGATGTTATTAATCTATCCATTCTTCTTAGATGCCGTTAAATACTATGTTGCAAACTACACAGACTTAGGTGCTACAATTGGTCCTGACGGTGCGATTACTTTAGAAGCAACGGCGGTTCCTATCGCCTTATCAATATTCCATACCTCTTTCAATATTATCAATACATCAGTAATGATTTTCTTTATTGGTACTATTAGAGATATTGTAATTAAAATGGTTCCAGAAAAAGAAGATCAAGATGATTACAGTCTTGAATTCATATCTGATGGTAGACCAATAGCAAACGAAGCCGGTGTAGAACAGGCTAAGAATGAAGTAAAACGTTTTTCTAAGATAATTGCAAAACAGATTAATACTTCAAGAAATTTATTTAATACAAGTGTTGAGAATAAAAAGGAAAGAAAGCAATACATTGCTAAACTCCGAAAAGTAGAAGAAAATACAGATAGAATGGAGCAAGAGGTAAGTATTTTCTTATCTAAGATTGCTAGAGACCAACTACTTTCTTCTTCTCAAATAGATGAGGTAAATAACTTAATGAGAGCTGCTCACGAAGTAGAACGCATTGGAGATATTTACAAAGGAATCACATTTACTATTGAAAAACGTTACGACGAAAAAATCTGGCTTACTAAAGAGCAACAAAACGATTTAGATGAGTTCTTAGACGTTGTTGAAAACGCTTTCAATATAATGATGAAAAACATTGAGTCTGATAATATTGATCTAGAAGCAGCTAATATTGCTGAAAAAGCAGTAAACCAGAAACGTAAAGAGTTGCGTAGAAAACACCTTGAACGTTCTGATAGTGATGATGCTTCTACAGGTACAATGTTAGCTTACAACGATTTGCTTTCATCTTTAGAAAGAATTGGAGATCACATTCTGAATATCTCAGAAGCCTTTGCAGGTGTGGTTGACTAA
- a CDS encoding histone deacetylase family protein yields MLKIAYHECYGHPVEEGHRFPMDKYPLLVEQLIYEGTISDKNLFKPTPVNPEFVLTTHTEEYWKKLIEQTLTYHEARKIGLPMSEDLILRELIITQGTVDCTEFALQYGVAMNIAGGTHHAYTDHGEGFCILNDFGVAANYLINQKAFSRILIIDLDVHQGNGTAEIFKNNQKVFTFSMHGANNYPMHKEKSDLDIALNDNTSDSEYLSVLNKHIDELFSSIEPEFVFYLSGVDILKTDKLGKLGLSIQGCKERDEIVFKKCSSSNIPVVVSMGGGYSKSLRFIIEAHANTFRVANNIYF; encoded by the coding sequence ATGCTTAAAATTGCATATCACGAATGTTATGGTCACCCTGTCGAAGAAGGGCACCGGTTTCCTATGGATAAATATCCTTTATTGGTAGAGCAACTTATTTATGAAGGAACCATTTCTGATAAAAACCTTTTTAAACCAACACCTGTTAATCCTGAATTTGTTCTAACAACACATACTGAAGAGTATTGGAAAAAGCTAATAGAACAAACCTTAACCTATCATGAAGCTAGAAAAATAGGTTTACCAATGTCTGAAGATCTTATTTTAAGAGAACTGATAATAACACAGGGTACGGTGGATTGTACTGAATTTGCACTTCAATATGGAGTAGCAATGAATATTGCAGGAGGTACACATCATGCTTACACAGACCATGGAGAAGGTTTTTGTATACTCAATGATTTTGGGGTAGCTGCAAATTATCTTATTAATCAAAAAGCGTTTTCACGAATTCTTATTATCGATTTAGACGTACATCAAGGCAATGGAACAGCAGAAATATTTAAAAACAATCAGAAGGTCTTTACATTTAGCATGCACGGGGCAAATAATTATCCTATGCATAAAGAAAAATCAGACCTAGATATTGCTTTAAATGATAATACTTCTGATTCAGAATATTTGAGTGTATTAAATAAACATATTGATGAATTATTCTCATCTATTGAACCTGAATTTGTGTTTTACTTATCAGGAGTGGATATATTAAAAACTGATAAATTGGGTAAACTTGGTTTAAGTATTCAAGGATGTAAAGAAAGAGACGAGATCGTTTTTAAGAAATGCTCCTCTTCTAACATCCCTGTAGTTGTTAGTATGGGTGGTGGATACTCAAAATCATTAAGATTTATTATCGAAGCACATGCTAATACATTCCGAGTTGCTAATAATATTTATTTCTAA
- a CDS encoding CoA-binding protein → MKKTVIIGATPNPSRYAFFAAERLTQKGHEIVPLGIKKGSVAGIPIINDKPQIVDVDTVTMYVGPQKQNEWIDYIISLKPKRIIFNPGTENPIFYQKAAAAGIFTEEACTLVMLSSQTY, encoded by the coding sequence ATGAAAAAAACCGTTATTATCGGAGCTACACCGAACCCTTCTAGATATGCATTTTTTGCTGCTGAAAGGTTGACACAAAAAGGACATGAAATTGTTCCATTAGGTATAAAAAAAGGATCTGTTGCTGGTATTCCTATCATCAATGATAAGCCTCAAATAGTTGATGTTGATACTGTAACGATGTATGTTGGTCCTCAAAAACAAAATGAATGGATAGATTACATTATATCTCTTAAACCAAAAAGAATAATATTTAATCCAGGTACAGAGAATCCTATTTTTTATCAGAAAGCAGCAGCGGCAGGAATATTTACAGAAGAAGCCTGTACTTTGGTAATGCTTTCTTCTCAAACATATTAG